The following are encoded together in the Phaseolus vulgaris cultivar G19833 chromosome 9, P. vulgaris v2.0, whole genome shotgun sequence genome:
- the LOC137822458 gene encoding translocator protein homolog, with translation MASQTLHDTKKSQARRALRSLAIGIAVPFALTLAIIILFGSGRRYNNISKPFWFAPLWFIHLASLGSSFFMGLAAWLVWADGGFQGETDAMSLYIAHVSLSIVWHPLVLIMSLYWLALLSSLINFGTLFMCYLRFRKVNPFAKDLAKPCLALVMYLSLVSFKLIFI, from the coding sequence ATGGCTTCTCAAACATTGCATGACACAAAGAAATCACAAGCTAGGAGAGCCCTAAGATCCCTAGCCATAGGCATAGCAGTTCCATTCGCCCTAACATTGGCCATAATCATACTTTTTGGTTCAGGAAGAAGGTACAACAACATCTCAAAGCCCTTTTGGTTTGCACCACTATGGTTCATTCATTTGGCCTCATTAGGGTCATCTTTCTTCATGGGTCTTGCAGCATGGTTAGTGTGGGCTGATGGTGGCTTCCAAGGGGAAACAGATGCAATGTCTCTTTACATAGCTCATGTGTCTCTCAGCATTGTGTGGCACCCTCTTGTCCTCATCATGTCTCTTTATTGGCTTGCTTTGCTTTCTAGCCTCATCAACTTTGGGACCCTCTTTATGTGTTATTTGAGGTTTAGAAAGGTGAACCCTTTTGCCAAAGATCTAGCCAAACCTTGTTTGGCTTTGGTTATGTATCTTTCTCTTGTTAGCTTCAAGCTAATCTTTATTTGA
- the LOC137820804 gene encoding probable histone-arginine methyltransferase 1.4 yields MEEETKMEVLVPQKTKQREFALASVSEVSSSSSSSALPGVAVFAGDRLQIRNESNRIVLGAHLTEIQLFRCGPIESVCMVEGSDADNQTSYSSGVAIQFRNEEESEAFHCVFQQWKKEFNVQGGNLPNGTNLITSKSKFDEKIESSSAKMYFHYYGQLLHQQNMLQDYVRTGTYYAAVIENRSDFTGRVVVDVGAGSGILSLFAAQAGAKHVYAVEASEMAEYARKLIAGNPILGQRITVIKGKVEDVELPERADILISEPMGTLLVNERMLESYVIARDRFLTPNGKMFPSVGRIHMAPFSDEYLFVEIANKALFWQQQNYYGVDLTPLHGTAFQGYFSQPVVDAFDPRLLIAAPIFHVIDFTKIKEEELYEIDIPLKFTATVGARLHGLACWFDVLFNGSTARRWLTTAPGSPTTHWYQLRCVLSQPIYVVAGQEITGRMHLIAHTAQSYTIYLTLSAKTWGPGAEQGGILQTSSCKLDLKEPYYRMSQPQAYPLNQDQQPKPLDMNIQSQDLDDVEMMQQPSPKSCAQIDSLMQNA; encoded by the exons ATGGAGGAAGAAACGAAAATGGAGGTTTTGGTGCCGCAGAAGACGAAGCAGCGGGAGTTTGCGTTAGCGTCCGTGTCTGaggtttcttcttcttcttcatcatctgcTTTGCCGGGAGTTGCTGTGTTCGCTGGTGACCGTCTTCAAATTCGGAACGAATCTAACCGTATTGTTCTCGGTGCTCATCTTACAGAAATCCag CTATTCAGGTGCGGTCCTATTGAATCGGTTTGCATGGTGGAAGGGTCTGATGCTGACAATCAG ACATCGTATTCCAGTGGAGTCGCTATACAGTTTAGAAATGAGGAAGAGAGTGAGGCCTTCCATTGTGTATTCCAACAATGGAAGAAGGAATTCAATGTTCAAG GAGGAAATTTACCAAATGGAACTAATCTAATAACTTCTAAAAGCAAGTTTGATGAGAAGATAGAGTCATCTTCtgcaaaaatgtattttcattattatggaCAACTTCTGCATCAACAAAATATGTTGCAGGACTATGTGAGGACAG gAACCTATTATGCTGCGGTTATTGAGAATCGCTCAGATTTCACAGGCCGTGTAGTAGTTGATGTTGGTGCTGGTAGTGGAATTTTGTCATTATTTGCTGCCCAG GCTGGTGCAAAACATGTTTATGCTGTGGAAGCATCTGAAATGGCTGAGTATGCACGGAAACTTATAGCTGGGAACCCAATACTTGGTCAACGAATTACA gttattaAGGGCAAAGTTGAGGATGTTGAACTGCCTGAGAGAGCAGATATTCTGATCTCTGAGCCCATGG GCACCTTGTTAGTCAATGAAAGAATGCTGGAGTCTTATGTCATTGCAAGAGATAGGTTTCTCACCCCTAATGGGAAAATGTTTCCTAGTGTAGGAAG GATTCACATGGCTCCCTTCAGTGATGAATATTTGTTTGTTGAAATTGCTAATAAG GCATTGTTTTGGCAGCAACAAAACTATTATGGTGTTGATTTGACGCCTTTACACGGGACTGCCTTTCAAGGATACTTTTCTCAG CCTGTGGTGGATGCTTTTGATCCAAGGTTGTTAATAGCTGCTCCTATATTCCATGTCATAGACTTTACCAAAATAAAG GAAGAAGAACTATATGAAATTGACATTCCTCTCAAATTCACAGCCACTGTGGGTGCCAGGCTACATGGGTTGGCATGTTGGTTTGATGTACTGTTCAATGGAAG TACTGCTCGAAGGTGGCTTACCACTGCCCCTGGTTCACCTACAACCCACTGGTATCAGTTACGCTGTGTTCTCTCACAGCCAATATATGTTGTGGCAGGGCAAGAAATCACTGGCAGGATGCACTTGATTGCCCACACTGCTCAGAGTTATACAATCTATTTAACATTGTCAG CTAAAACATGGGGCCCTGGTGCTGAACAAGGAGGAATTCTTCAAACATCATCCTGTAAACTTGATCTGAAAGAACCCTACTATAGAATGTCTCAACCGCAAGCTTATCCATTAAACCAGGATCAGCAACCTAAACCACTT GATATGAACATCCAATCTCAAGATTTGGATGATGTGGAGATGATGCAGCAGCCTTCGCCCAAGTCATGTGCTCAAATTGACTCCCTTATGCAGAATGCATAA
- the LOC137821717 gene encoding heat shock factor-binding protein isoform X2, giving the protein MTAFVQNLLEQMQSRFQTMSNSIISKIDEMGNRIEELEQNINELRAEIGVEGSPSPSVPETEKSPLRELKSEIENH; this is encoded by the exons ATGACAGCTTTT GTACAAAATCTTCTTGAGCAGATG CAAAGCAGGTTCCAGACGATGTCAAACTCCATCATTTCAAAGA TTGATGAGATGGGCAATAGGATAGAGGAATTGGAGCAGAACATCAATGAACTCCGAGCAGAAATTGGAGTGGAGGGCTCACCCTCTCCTTCAGTCCCCGAGACAGAGAAATCCCCTTTGCGTGAGTTGAAGTCTGAAATAGAAAACCATTAA
- the LOC137820500 gene encoding xyloglucan 6-xylosyltransferase 2-like produces MLERCLGTRRVRQIQRACRHSTVTFLCLFLTVVVLRGTIGAGKFGTPEQDFDEIRYHISAARARRVLEETKPDAGSNADSNPNNYATFDLSKILVDEPPSEDEKRDPNAPYTLGPKISDWDEQRRAWLRANPEYPNFIRPNKPRVLLVTGSSPKPCENPVGDHYLVKSIKNKIDYCRVHGIEIFYNMALLDAEMAGFWAKLPLIRKLLLSHPEVEFLWWMDSDAMFTDMAFEVPWERYKDSNFVMHGWNEMVYDEKNWIGLNTGSFLLRNCQWSLDILDAWAPMGPKGKIRDEAGKVLTRELKNRPVFEADDQSAMVYLLATGRETWGDKVYLENHYYLHGYWGILVDRYEEMIENYHPGLGDHRWPLVTHFVGCKPCGKFGDYPVERCLKQMDRAYNFGDNQILQMYGFTHKTLASRRVKKVRNDTGNPLEIKDDLGLLHPAFKAIKLPSS; encoded by the coding sequence ATGCTGGAGCGGTGCCTGGGGACGCGGCGCGTGCGGCAGATTCAGCGCGCGTGCCGGCACAGTACGGTCACTTTCCTCTGCCTATTCCTCACGGTGGTCGTCCTCCGCGGCACAATCGGCGCCGGAAAGTTCGGTACGCCGGAGCAGGACTTCGACGAGATCCGCTACCACATCTCCGCCGCCCGCGCCCGCCGCGTCCTCGAAGAGACCAAACCCGACGCCGGTTCCAACGCCGATTCCAACCCTAACAACTACGCCACGTTCGATCTCTCCAAGATCCTCGTGGACGAGCCTCCCAGCGAGGACGAAAAGCGTGACCCCAACGCGCCCTACACTCTGGGACCCAAAATCTCCGATTGGGATGAACAGCGCCGAGCCTGGCTCCGAGCCAACCCTGAGTACCCTAACTTCATCCGACCCAACAAGCCACGTGTACTCCTAGTCACCGGTTCGTCCCCCAAACCGTGTGAAAACCCTGTCGGTGATCACTACCTTGTGAAATCGATCAAGAACAAGATTGACTATTGCAGGGTTCATGGGATTGAGATTTTCTACAACATGGCTCTTCTGGACGCTGAGATGGCAGGGTTTTGGGCCAAGCTTCCCTTGATTCGGAAACTCTTGCTCTCGCACCCTGAAGTGGAGTTTCTCTGGTGGATGGACAGTGATGCAATGTTCACCGACATGGCTTTTGAGGTTCCATGGGAGAGGTACAAGGATTCCAACTTTGTTATGCATGGGTGGAATGAGATGGTGTATGATGAGAAAAATTGGATTGGGTTGAACACTGGGAGTTTTCTGTTGAGGAATTGTCAATGGTCTTTGGATATTCTTGATGCTTGGGCTCCCATGGGGCCTAAAGGGAAGATAAGGGATGAGGCTGGGAAAGTGCTCACTAGGGAGCTCAAGAATAGGCCTGTTTTTGAAGCTGACGATCAATCTGCCATGGTTTATTTGTTGGCCACTGGGAGGGAAACATGGGGTGACAAGGTTTACCTTGAGAATCATTATTACTTGCACGGGTATTGGGGGATTTTGGTGGACCGTTACGAGGAGATGATTGAGAATTATCACCCGGGGCTTGGGGATCATAGGTGGCCTTTGGTGACCCACTTTGTGGGGTGCAAGCCTTGTGGGAAGTTTGGTGATTACCCTGTGGAGAGGTGCTTGAAGCAGATGGATAGGGCTTATAATTTTGGGGATAACCAGATTTTGCAGATGTATGGCTTCACTCACAAGACCCTTGCAAGTCGCAgggtgaagaaagtgaggaatgaCACTGGAAACCCTCTTGAGATCAAGGATGATCTTGGGTTGCTTCACCCTGCTTTCAAAGCTATCAAGCTTCCTTCTTCTTGA
- the LOC137820067 gene encoding small ribosomal subunit protein eS21, giving the protein MQNEEGQITELYIPRKCSATNRLITAKDHASVQINIGHVDENGIYNGQFSTFALCGYIRAQGDADSALDRLWQKKKAEVKQQ; this is encoded by the exons ATGCAGAACGAGGAAGGACAGATCACTGAGCTTTACATCCCTAGGAAGTG TTCTGCTACAAACAGATTGATCACCGCCAAAGATCATGCTTCGGTTCAGATTAACATTGGGCATGTGGATGAGAATGGTATCTACAATGGTCAATTCTCCACCTTTGCCCTTTGTGGCTATATCCGCGCTCAG GGTGATGCTGACAGTGCCCTAGATCGCCTGTGGCAGAAGAAGAAAGCTGAAGTTAAGCAACAGTAG
- the LOC137821717 gene encoding heat shock factor-binding protein isoform X1, producing MSGHDAEDTKQSTADMTAFVQNLLEQMQSRFQTMSNSIISKIDEMGNRIEELEQNINELRAEIGVEGSPSPSVPETEKSPLRELKSEIENH from the exons ATG AGTGGACATGATGCTGAAGACACTAAACAGAGCACTGCTGATATGACAGCTTTT GTACAAAATCTTCTTGAGCAGATG CAAAGCAGGTTCCAGACGATGTCAAACTCCATCATTTCAAAGA TTGATGAGATGGGCAATAGGATAGAGGAATTGGAGCAGAACATCAATGAACTCCGAGCAGAAATTGGAGTGGAGGGCTCACCCTCTCCTTCAGTCCCCGAGACAGAGAAATCCCCTTTGCGTGAGTTGAAGTCTGAAATAGAAAACCATTAA